The following proteins are encoded in a genomic region of Ostrea edulis chromosome 7, xbOstEdul1.1, whole genome shotgun sequence:
- the LOC125655973 gene encoding uncharacterized oxidoreductase YjmC-like produces the protein MATEGDILVSKQELLDFVVRCITASGADPDHAADLADLLITADYRGHYSHGLNRLDMYSSELKSGICRGGGTSPEIVKQTVATALVEGHNLLGPVVGKFAVDLAIQKAKEAGIGMVTVRGSNHFGIAGWYSLRALQNGLIGMSFTNTSPVLNPTRSKEQVLGTNPICMAAPAKDGDSFVLDMATSSVALGKIEIQDRRALPLPPGWAVDADGNETYDPKKVKGLLPLGGKEESSGYKGYGLSMMVEVLTGILGGGAFGPHIRQWKGATRTANLGQCFIVFDPKAFTDDFEDRMSELIDICRRLESVDGPEKPVLVPGDPEREHMKLCDKLGGIPYHPNQVTFMNDMAKLLSVAPVKTS, from the exons ATGGCGACAGAGGGAGATATACTAGTTTCGAAACAAGAGCTTTTAGACTttgtggtccggtgcattacagcatcaggggcggatccagaccATGCAGCCGATTTGGCGGATCTGCTCATTACAGCTGATTATCGAGGACACTACAGCCATGGATTGAACAGACTCG atatgtattCAAGCGAACTAAAATCAGGAATATGCCGAGGGGGCGGGACATCGCCGGAAATCGTCAAACAAACGGTCGCAACTGCTCTTGTAGAGGGGCATAATTTATTGG GTCCCGTTGTTGGGAAGTTCGCTGTAGATTTAGCCATTCAAAAAGCGAAAGAGGCTGGGATAGGAATGGTCACTGTTCGAG GATCAAATCACTTTGGAATAGCTGGCTGGTATTCTTTAAGGGCTCTTCAAAATGGATTAATC GGAATGTCTTTCACTAATACCTCACCAGTTCTCAACCCAACACGATCAAAGGAG CAAGTATTGGGAACAAATCCCATCTGCATGGCAGCGCCGGCTAAGGATGGTGACAGCTTTGTTTTGGACATGGCCACGTCTAGCGTAGCTCTTGGAAAG ATTGAAATTCAAGACAGGAGGGCACTTCCGCTTCCTCCGGGATGGGCGGTAGACGCTGATGGAAAT GAAACATACGACCCAAAGAAGGTCAAAGGCTTGTTACCTCTGGGAGGAAAAGAAGAAAGCA GTGGCTACAAGGGTTACGGATTGTCTATGATGGTAGAGGTTCTCACCGGAATACTCGGCGGGGGTGCGTTCGGTCCCCACATACGGCAGTGGAAGGGAGCCACGAGAACGGCCAATTTG GGACAATGCTTCATCGTGTTCGACCCGAAGGCTTTCACAGATGACTTCGAGGACCGCATGAGTGAACTGATTGACATCTGTAGACGGCTGGAGTCG GTGGATGGTCCTGAGAAACCAGTCCTCGTGCCCGGAGACCCAGAAAGAGAACACATGAAGTTATGTGATAAACTAGGCGGGATTCCCTACCATCCCAACCAGGTCACTTTTATG AATGATATGGCTAAGCTGTTAAGCGTTGCTCCCGTGAAAACATCTTGA